Genomic window (Desulfobacteraceae bacterium):
GACGGGGGGTACAGACCAGAGCGCCGAGTTCCATGACGGCCTGATTGAATTCCCCGGGCCGACGGGTGTCCAGCAGTTCCTGGGCCAGGGCCCGGAAGCGGCGCAGGGCAGCGGGCTGGTCCACCGGCAGGTCCAGAGCCTGCAAACGCGCCAGCACCCGCTTGACGTTGCCGTCCAGCACCGCATAGGGCTGCTGAAAGGCGATGCTCAGGACCGCCGCGGCGATATAGTCGCCGACCCCCGGCAATTTCCGAAATTCCGCAAAACTCTCGGGGATCCTGCCCCTGTAAACCCGGTCTACTTCCCCGGCTGCGCGGTGCAGGTTTCGGGCGCGGGCGTAATATCCCAGACCCTCCCACAGCTTCAGCACCTCCTGCTGCTGCGCCCGGGCCAGCTGGTAAACGTCCGGGAAGGCCGCCACGAAACGCTGGTAATAGGGGATCACGGTCGCCACCTGGGTTTGCTGTAGCATGACCTCGGAAACCCAGATGCGGTAGGGGTCGGCGCTTTCGCGCCACGGCAGCCGGCGCCGATTGGTCTCGTACCATGCCAAGAGGGCGTTTCGCAACGCTTGCATGCGCCTGTCTTTCCTCCGTGCCGACCCCGCTGGTTGTCGGGGTTCAGGAGCCGTAGTAAAGCCGATAGTAGCGCCGGGCGGCGCGCTCGGGGTCGCCCAGGCGACGGTGCAACAGGTAGCCCACGCACAGCCGCAGCACCAGCCACACCTGGGGGCCAAAGGGTCCCCGCGCCCATCGCCGACTGGAGGCCGTCAGCCCGTCAGCCAGAAACGCCAGCCGCCCGGCCGCCTTGAGGCGCAGCGCCAGCTCCACGTCCTCCATCAGCATCTGTTCCGGGAAACCGCCGATGGCCGGCAGGACCGAGCGCACGAAAAACTGCGCCTGATCGCCGAAGGCGATCCCGCTCAGCCGGGTGCGCCAGTTGTTGAGCAACACCAGCAGACGGGTCGCGGGGCGGCTGCGGTCGAAGGCCATCGCCATCGCCCCGCCGACCAGGCTGCGATCGCGGTTGAGGGCCTCCAGCACGCGGCCGGCTGCGCCCGGTTTCAGCCGGCAGTCGGCGTGCAGCACCAGCACCACCTCCCCATGGGCGCAGGCGACCCCCGCGGCGATCTGCGGCCCGCGCCCCCGGGGTGCGGTAACGACGCGGGCCCCGGCCCGGCGCGCCAGGGCCACGCTGTCGTCGCCGGAGCCCCCGTCGGCCACGATGACTTCGCAGACCCCGGGGATACCCACCAAGGCCTCCAGAGAGGACGCCAGACGGCGGCCCTCGTTCAGGGTCGGGATCACCACCGAGATGGTTGTGAGCGGCTCCCGACAGGGCCTGCGCCTTTTCCGGGGGCTGATGTGCGGCCAGATCAGAATTAGGACGAAAGGCCCGTACTGCAGCCATTTGAGCCGGTGCATCTCCTGAAAGACGCCGGTGGCGTATTCCACCGCCAGGACCGGGAAGGTGGCCGCCGCGGCAGCCTGCAGCCACAGCCAGGCCGGGGCGGCGACCAGCGCCGCGAAGGGGGCCACAAGGTTCAGGTACCAGGGGTGCACGGTGGGCATGCAGAGCAGCAGCCAGCCGAAGGCATACAAGAGGCTGCGGTCGCGGTCCGGGACGCTCAGAAAGATCAGCAGCAGTCCCGCGGCCAGCAGACCGGCGGCGGCCAGCAGGCTGCCGACGGGGCCCAGCAAGGGCCTGAGGAGGGCCGGCAGAAAATCGTTGTAGTGCATGCCGGCGCCGAAAACCGTGAGGGAGCCGAAAAGACCGCCGCCCGCAGCTGCGAAGGGGATGAAGGCGAGCCCCGGGACCAGGGCCCAGAGGCTTTGGCGGCGGTTGCGGCGGGTGAGCACAAAGGGCAGCGCCACGGCCGCCAGGTATTTGACCATGACCGCGCAGCCCAGGCAGAAAAACCCGCTGCGGCCCCTGCCGGCGGCCGCCAGCGCCACACCCAGGACCAGCGGCAGGATCATCAGGCTGTCCAGGTGGCCCTCGCCGGCGATAAAGACCAGCAGCAGCGGGTTGGCCGCGTACCACAGCAGCCGGGCCGCCGGCAGCTCCGCGCGCCGCAGCAGGGCCGCCAACGGAAACAAAACCGCGGCATCGGCCAGGGCCGCCACCAGCTTGAAAAAGAACGGATCAGGCCGCAGCGCCGCCAAGGCCCGGAAGATCAGCTGGGCCAGGGGCGGATAGCAGGCGGCGAGATCCTTGTGGTTGATGCCCTCGAAAACCGCCTGCAGGCTGCCCGAGGCCAGCGGCTGCAGCAGCGGGTCCTGGGGCGCCAGAGCGTAGGGGTTGAACCCACGCAGCTGGAGAACCCCCTCCCACACGTAGCG
Coding sequences:
- the mutY gene encoding A/G-specific adenine glycosylase yields the protein MQALRNALLAWYETNRRRLPWRESADPYRIWVSEVMLQQTQVATVIPYYQRFVAAFPDVYQLARAQQQEVLKLWEGLGYYARARNLHRAAGEVDRVYRGRIPESFAEFRKLPGVGDYIAAAVLSIAFQQPYAVLDGNVKRVLARLQALDLPVDQPAALRRFRALAQELLDTRRPGEFNQAVMELGALVCTPRQPDCGGCPLATACTAFQSGRVAEYPKRRQPRAVPLYHIAVGVVRREDRLLITRRKSEGLLGGLWEFPGGKVKPGEPAAEACVREIAEEVNLQVQVLGLLTRVRHAYTHFRIRMDVFTCRFVAGEVRLNGPADYRWVRPNEIDAYPFPRANTKFIPLLLAALARE
- a CDS encoding TIGR04283 family arsenosugar biosynthesis glycosyltransferase, with the protein product MPFVLSTLSFSLVAGLMAFAGPVGRWGPAFGVLYLLAFGLLWAMVRTFPSGFSGRQALWTVLGLGVGLRALFLIFPPSLDLNRYVWEGVLQLRGFNPYALAPQDPLLQPLASGSLQAVFEGINHKDLAACYPPLAQLIFRALAALRPDPFFFKLVAALADAAVLFPLAALLRRAELPAARLLWYAANPLLLVFIAGEGHLDSLMILPLVLGVALAAAGRGRSGFFCLGCAVMVKYLAAVALPFVLTRRNRRQSLWALVPGLAFIPFAAAGGGLFGSLTVFGAGMHYNDFLPALLRPLLGPVGSLLAAAGLLAAGLLLIFLSVPDRDRSLLYAFGWLLLCMPTVHPWYLNLVAPFAALVAAPAWLWLQAAAAATFPVLAVEYATGVFQEMHRLKWLQYGPFVLILIWPHISPRKRRRPCREPLTTISVVIPTLNEGRRLASSLEALVGIPGVCEVIVADGGSGDDSVALARRAGARVVTAPRGRGPQIAAGVACAHGEVVLVLHADCRLKPGAAGRVLEALNRDRSLVGGAMAMAFDRSRPATRLLVLLNNWRTRLSGIAFGDQAQFFVRSVLPAIGGFPEQMLMEDVELALRLKAAGRLAFLADGLTASSRRWARGPFGPQVWLVLRLCVGYLLHRRLGDPERAARRYYRLYYGS